A single window of Taeniopygia guttata chromosome 1, bTaeGut7.mat, whole genome shotgun sequence DNA harbors:
- the NDP gene encoding norrin, whose amino-acid sequence MLYLPLLLPARSSSTMGNHVLAASISMLSLLVMMGDTDSKTEGSFLMDSDASRCMRHHYVDSISHPLYKCSSKMVLLARCEGRCSQTSRSEPMVSFSTVLKQPFRSTCHCCRPQTSKLKAMRLRCSGGMRLTATYRYILSCHCEECNS is encoded by the exons ATGCTCTACCTCCCTCTGCTGTTACCAGCGAGAAGTTCCTCGACAATGGGAAATCATGTACTGGCGGCTTCGATTTCCATGCTCTCACTGCTGGTGATGATGGGAGACACGGACAGTAAAACAGAGGGCTCCTTCCTGATGGACTCCGACGCCAGCCGCTGTATGAGGCACCACTACGTCGACTCCATCAGCCACCCCCTCTACAAGTGCAGCTCCAAG ATGGTGCTGCTGGCTCGCTGCGAAGGCCGCTGCAGCCAGACCTCGCGCTCGGAGCCGATGGTTTCCTTCAGCACGGTCCTGAAGCAGCCCTTCCGCTCCACCTGCCACTGCTGCCGGCCCCAGACCTCCAAGCTGAAGGCCATGAGGCTGCGCTGCTCGGGGGGCATGCGGCTCACGGCCACCTACCGCTACATCCTCTCCTGCCACTGCGAGGAGTGCAACTCCTAG